One window of Desulfobacca acetoxidans DSM 11109 genomic DNA carries:
- a CDS encoding response regulator has product MPKSAKILVVDDESAVLEIIRKILVDRGYIVDVASNGLEALKFLEKSRYDLVLSDVKMPEIDGLELLQQIGLLYPDLTTVMLSAFATIRDAVAAIKLGAFDYIAKPVYPEDLLYSIERALKFNELRQATQELEWTLKGAEALGLQVLELAPEADEFQILESIRQEAKQIEDLNQLSEIFLQGAQKITMASRGSIFLFDQEGIHLKCTARSDNQNYDIDLKSIRPGEGVMGYVLQTGRPLLVADVALEPRFYHHQKRKRYATNSFVVAPIIGEKSWGVINLADRCDLKEFSPRELFLVWLLARIFAENLQHREYEAKSRSIDALLKSSRAELIDVRECFDHLSTPVSMGLAVVDQNLKICYLNPTFVRLCDRRKSRVGSEIFSFMKGLSSSDHKRLQQCFERIFQGEKAIDCGRIAMAHAEHGNSICLAQLMRFDSPALGQQIMIVLEDITEISQMQQRLALYEHLAIMGKLSTCVVHELNNPLDGVKRYISLAQLKKDSSEDVARYLSEAQKGLQKMSLAISSILNVANPNRILKTQDTLLSQLREAVKILLLQTKEQRVEIVLSTAPIFEEISFGTDLYTVFVNLIKNAIQAMSEGGKVEIIGQERKDDLEIHFKDNGPGIDPKNLENIFKPFFTTKSEGQGLGLGLAICQKIVARYHGHISLQSVLGQGSDFIVRLPLPDEFHAKAPKDRFARVTH; this is encoded by the coding sequence GTTATGACCTGGTTTTAAGTGATGTAAAAATGCCAGAGATAGATGGCTTGGAGCTGCTCCAGCAGATCGGTCTGCTATACCCTGATCTCACCACGGTTATGTTATCTGCTTTTGCCACTATTCGGGATGCGGTGGCGGCTATCAAGTTAGGGGCCTTCGATTATATTGCCAAGCCCGTTTATCCGGAGGATCTTTTGTATTCCATTGAGCGGGCTCTTAAGTTTAACGAGCTGCGTCAGGCGACCCAAGAACTGGAATGGACATTAAAAGGGGCTGAAGCGTTGGGTTTGCAGGTCCTGGAGCTGGCCCCGGAGGCGGATGAGTTTCAAATTTTGGAAAGTATCCGTCAGGAGGCCAAGCAGATCGAGGACCTGAACCAGCTATCCGAGATTTTTTTACAGGGTGCCCAGAAAATTACGATGGCTTCCCGAGGATCAATCTTTCTTTTCGATCAGGAGGGGATTCATCTTAAATGTACCGCGAGAAGTGATAATCAGAATTATGACATCGATCTGAAAAGCATTCGACCCGGAGAAGGCGTCATGGGTTACGTCCTGCAAACCGGACGGCCATTACTCGTAGCCGATGTGGCCCTGGAGCCTCGATTCTATCATCATCAGAAGCGCAAACGCTATGCCACCAACAGCTTTGTCGTCGCGCCGATTATTGGGGAAAAGAGTTGGGGCGTGATCAATCTGGCTGATCGTTGTGACCTGAAGGAATTTAGTCCCCGGGAACTCTTTTTAGTCTGGCTGTTGGCCCGGATATTTGCAGAAAACCTGCAACACCGCGAATATGAAGCAAAAAGCCGCAGTATCGATGCTCTCTTGAAGTCATCTCGCGCTGAGCTGATAGATGTCAGAGAATGTTTTGATCATCTCAGTACCCCAGTTTCTATGGGTTTGGCGGTAGTGGATCAGAATTTAAAGATCTGTTACCTTAATCCGACATTTGTCAGATTATGTGACCGGAGAAAATCCCGCGTTGGCTCAGAGATCTTTTCTTTTATGAAGGGACTCTCATCTTCGGATCATAAGAGATTGCAACAGTGTTTCGAGAGGATTTTTCAAGGGGAGAAAGCCATAGATTGTGGTCGGATAGCCATGGCCCATGCGGAGCACGGGAATAGCATCTGTTTAGCGCAACTGATGCGGTTCGACTCGCCGGCTCTCGGTCAACAGATCATGATTGTTTTGGAGGATATTACTGAGATATCACAGATGCAGCAGCGATTGGCTCTTTATGAGCACCTGGCGATCATGGGAAAGTTATCCACCTGTGTGGTGCATGAACTGAATAATCCCTTAGACGGGGTCAAGAGATATATCTCTTTGGCGCAGTTGAAGAAAGACAGCAGCGAGGACGTTGCGAGGTATTTATCAGAAGCCCAAAAAGGTTTGCAAAAGATGTCGTTGGCAATCAGTTCGATCTTGAATGTGGCCAATCCGAACCGTATTTTGAAGACTCAAGACACCCTCCTCAGCCAACTGCGTGAAGCCGTCAAGATATTGCTTTTGCAGACCAAAGAACAGCGGGTGGAGATTGTGTTGTCAACAGCGCCGATTTTTGAAGAGATATCTTTCGGCACAGACCTCTATACGGTTTTTGTAAATCTTATCAAGAACGCTATTCAGGCTATGTCGGAGGGTGGCAAGGTAGAAATCATCGGTCAAGAACGTAAAGATGATCTTGAGATACACTTTAAGGATAACGGTCCGGGGATAGATCCCAAAAACTTGGAAAATATCTTCAAACCATTTTTTACGACAAAGAGCGAGGGGCAGGGTTTGGGCCTTGGGTTGGCCATTTGTCAAAAGATAGTTGCACGTTATCATGGCCATATATCCCTGCAAAGTGTTTTAGGTCAGGGTTCTGATTTTATTGTCAGGTTGCCGTTGCCTGATGAGTTCCATGCCAAAGCACCGAAAGATCGGTTTGCGAGGGTTACCCATTGA
- a CDS encoding sigma-54-dependent transcriptional regulator, translating into MRKKDILVVDDDELVCNSLREMLGIEGYEVDSTLDGMDALQKLRETKYSLILSDIRMPSIDGIELLKEVRGNSVDSLLIFITGHGHIDGAVEAIKLGAYDYITKPIDDLRLKLTIKRALEQKQLLASIRSLKKKIRPWELDERIIIKDRKMTELLDIIHMVSDTMATILITGESGTGKSILAKYIHRHSMRSDGPYVELSCGTLAETLLESELFGHVRGAFTNAMRDKKGKFEEAGGGTIFLDDINCASLNCQIKLLRVLQEKIFERVGGNESIPTDVRIITATNTPLTEEVEKKRFREDLYHRINVVSLFIPPLRERLGDIEPLIEYFIKRFNEAHNKKVRGISKSALQLCYNFQWPGNVRQLENVIERSVILAQGDFIIPEGLPEELRQDPMRSVESEDLTLAVAVAEAEKRILFRCLKQNNWNRQTTAQMLGISRTTLFNKMRQHQIEDPRKNNETYN; encoded by the coding sequence TTGAGAAAAAAAGATATTTTAGTCGTCGATGATGATGAATTGGTATGCAATTCATTACGAGAGATGCTTGGCATAGAGGGATATGAAGTCGATTCGACGTTAGATGGCATGGATGCCCTGCAAAAACTGCGTGAAACGAAGTATTCGCTTATCCTTTCTGATATACGTATGCCGAGCATAGATGGTATAGAACTGCTTAAGGAAGTCAGAGGTAATAGCGTCGATTCATTGTTAATTTTTATAACCGGTCATGGTCACATCGACGGCGCGGTGGAGGCGATAAAATTAGGAGCGTATGATTACATTACAAAACCTATTGATGATCTCCGTCTTAAATTGACGATCAAGCGGGCGCTTGAGCAGAAACAATTGCTGGCATCGATCAGATCCTTAAAGAAAAAAATCCGGCCGTGGGAGTTGGATGAGCGTATTATCATTAAAGATAGGAAGATGACGGAACTCCTGGATATTATCCATATGGTTTCTGATACGATGGCAACCATTCTGATAACCGGTGAATCCGGCACCGGCAAATCCATTTTGGCCAAGTATATTCATCGCCATTCCATGCGCAGTGACGGACCTTATGTGGAGTTGAGTTGCGGCACATTAGCTGAGACACTCTTGGAGAGCGAGCTTTTTGGTCATGTTAGGGGAGCGTTTACGAACGCTATGCGCGATAAAAAAGGAAAATTTGAGGAGGCTGGCGGTGGGACTATTTTTCTCGATGACATCAATTGCGCCTCTCTCAACTGTCAGATCAAACTCCTGCGGGTATTGCAGGAAAAGATTTTCGAGCGGGTCGGCGGCAATGAATCCATTCCTACCGATGTCCGGATTATTACTGCAACCAATACCCCACTGACTGAGGAAGTTGAAAAAAAGAGATTTAGAGAGGACCTCTACCATCGGATAAACGTCGTATCGCTTTTTATTCCACCGCTCCGGGAGAGGCTTGGAGATATCGAACCGCTGATAGAATATTTTATCAAACGTTTTAATGAAGCCCACAATAAAAAGGTCAGAGGAATTTCCAAGAGCGCCCTGCAATTATGTTACAATTTCCAATGGCCCGGCAATGTCCGACAGTTGGAAAACGTTATTGAACGTTCAGTTATTCTGGCGCAAGGGGATTTCATCATTCCGGAGGGGCTGCCCGAGGAGCTAAGGCAAGATCCGATGCGTAGTGTAGAGTCGGAAGACTTGACTCTTGCGGTTGCAGTTGCTGAGGCAGAGAAGAGAATCCTCTTCAGATGTTTAAAGCAGAATAACTGGAATCGACAGACAACGGCTCAGATGTTGGGGATTAGCCGGACTACCCTGTTCAATAAGATGCGTCAACATCAGATCGAAGACCCCCGTAAAAATAACGAGACCTACAATTAG
- the bioA gene encoding adenosylmethionine--8-amino-7-oxononanoate transaminase: protein MPPGIWDFDELSGLKGITQKIKDFPDGDWLTYWWPPAPAARENYSMYDNYHELVAWDHAHLWHPFTQMQGFRQEELLIIRSGQGVYLYDIHGNRYLDGVSSLWTNVHGHRHPELDTAIKEQLGRIAHTTMLGLANVPAIQVARRLVEITPPGLDKVFFSDNGSTAVEAALKIAYQYWQLRGERQRRLFIRLKEAYHGDTLGAVSVGGIRLFHWIFKDLLLLPTAEAPNPYCYRCPEQQNCQGQCLQALEALVDARRHETVAIILEPVMQGAGGMIPQPPGYLKKVRQIADHYKVLLIADEVATGFGRTGKMFACEHEGVSPDLLCLAKGLTGGYLPLAATLATEDIYQAFLGEFADFKAFFHGHTYTGNPLAAAAALASLRLFEEQRVIDHLQDKIAYLTTRLAEWSQHPHIGDIRQRGFMVGIELVLDKNTKEPYPAKERRGHQVTLAARKLGAILRPLADVVVLMPPLSISLDELKSLLDITIQAIDQACQ, encoded by the coding sequence GTGCCACCGGGTATATGGGATTTTGATGAATTATCCGGGCTAAAAGGGATTACCCAAAAAATAAAGGACTTTCCGGATGGAGACTGGTTAACCTACTGGTGGCCGCCAGCCCCGGCGGCTCGAGAGAATTATTCTATGTACGACAATTACCATGAACTTGTGGCTTGGGATCATGCCCACCTTTGGCATCCCTTTACCCAGATGCAGGGTTTTCGGCAGGAAGAGCTTCTTATTATCCGGAGTGGTCAGGGGGTTTATCTGTATGATATCCACGGCAACCGTTATTTAGATGGTGTATCTTCGCTCTGGACAAATGTGCACGGCCACCGCCATCCGGAGTTGGATACTGCCATCAAGGAACAGCTCGGCAGGATTGCCCACACCACCATGCTGGGGTTAGCCAATGTTCCTGCCATTCAGGTGGCCCGGCGCCTGGTGGAGATAACTCCTCCAGGTTTGGATAAGGTTTTTTTCTCAGACAACGGCTCTACTGCGGTCGAAGCGGCCTTGAAAATCGCCTACCAATATTGGCAATTACGGGGTGAGCGCCAAAGGCGGCTTTTTATCAGGCTCAAAGAGGCTTACCATGGGGACACGTTAGGGGCCGTCTCTGTCGGGGGTATCCGTCTCTTCCATTGGATATTTAAAGACCTGCTACTTCTTCCGACGGCCGAGGCCCCCAATCCCTATTGTTACCGCTGTCCGGAGCAGCAAAACTGTCAAGGTCAATGTTTACAGGCCCTGGAGGCCCTTGTTGACGCCCGCAGGCATGAGACGGTCGCCATTATTCTGGAGCCGGTGATGCAGGGGGCGGGTGGTATGATTCCTCAGCCCCCGGGATACCTGAAGAAGGTTCGTCAGATTGCTGATCACTATAAAGTGCTGCTTATCGCTGATGAAGTGGCCACCGGGTTCGGGCGTACCGGCAAGATGTTTGCCTGTGAACATGAAGGCGTCTCACCGGACCTGCTCTGCCTGGCCAAGGGCCTGACCGGCGGATATCTTCCCCTGGCGGCTACCTTGGCTACCGAAGATATCTATCAGGCATTTTTAGGGGAATTTGCCGATTTTAAGGCCTTCTTTCACGGCCACACCTATACAGGCAATCCCTTGGCCGCGGCCGCCGCTTTAGCCAGCCTGCGATTGTTTGAGGAGCAGCGGGTCATCGATCATCTTCAGGACAAAATTGCCTATCTGACTACCAGGCTAGCAGAGTGGAGCCAACATCCGCACATCGGAGATATCCGCCAGCGCGGCTTTATGGTGGGCATTGAATTGGTGCTGGATAAAAACACCAAGGAGCCCTACCCGGCAAAGGAGCGTCGGGGGCATCAGGTAACCCTGGCTGCCAGAAAATTGGGGGCCATCCTACGACCGCTGGCGGATGTGGTTGTCCTTATGCCGCCCCTGAGCATATCTCTGGATGAATTAAAAAGCCTCCTCGATATTACCATTCAGGCTATTGATCAGGCCTGCCAATGA
- the kdsB gene encoding 3-deoxy-manno-octulosonate cytidylyltransferase: MQIVAIIPARYDSSRFPGKPLALIAGKPMIQWVYEQAGQVPDLSEIYVATDDDRIGRCVHSFGGKYILTSKNHLSGSDRLAEAAEIIGLSQEALVVNIQGDQPVFPPSLITQVIAPLLQEPETDMATPIRQLSDPAAAVNPNIVKVVFDHRNFALYFSRSPIPHYRDDTQDAVYYKHIGIYVYRHEFLQRFVQLPPGIWETAEKLEQLRALEHGHPIKVVKTTGETLEVDVPEDLARVEDYLNRRG; this comes from the coding sequence ATGCAGATTGTGGCGATAATTCCGGCTCGCTACGACTCTAGCCGCTTTCCCGGAAAACCTCTGGCCCTCATCGCCGGGAAACCGATGATTCAATGGGTGTATGAACAGGCCGGGCAGGTTCCGGACCTCTCCGAGATTTATGTGGCCACGGACGATGATCGCATTGGCCGGTGCGTTCATTCGTTTGGAGGAAAGTATATTTTAACCTCGAAGAATCATCTTTCCGGCAGCGACCGGCTGGCCGAGGCCGCCGAGATTATCGGCCTGTCTCAGGAGGCCTTGGTAGTCAATATCCAGGGTGATCAGCCGGTTTTCCCACCCTCTTTGATTACTCAGGTAATCGCCCCCCTCCTACAGGAACCGGAAACCGATATGGCTACCCCTATACGCCAGCTATCCGATCCGGCAGCGGCCGTCAATCCCAATATCGTAAAAGTTGTCTTCGATCATCGCAATTTTGCTTTATATTTTTCCCGCTCCCCTATTCCACATTATCGCGATGACACGCAAGATGCCGTTTATTACAAGCATATCGGCATTTACGTCTATCGGCACGAATTTCTCCAACGTTTTGTCCAGCTCCCGCCGGGGATCTGGGAAACTGCCGAAAAACTGGAGCAACTGCGCGCCCTGGAACATGGACATCCAATTAAAGTAGTAAAAACGACCGGTGAGACCCTTGAGGTTGACGTACCTGAGGATCTCGCGCGAGTGGAGGATTACTTAAATCGTAGGGGTTAA
- the clpB gene encoding ATP-dependent chaperone ClpB, translated as MRFDKFTIKAQQAVQGAHELAQTMSQAQVEAGHLLRTLLAQEDGLVRPLIKKMEVEPQKVIQGVEDIITRYPRVSGAAQLYLAPELNQVLDDAYKQATQMRDDYVSTEHLFLALTRAKNSDVGRLLASLGIHPEAVMQALAALRGSQRVTDQSPEEKFQPLEKYGRDLTELARAGKLDPVIGRDMEIRRIMQVLSRRTKNNPVLIGEAGVGKTAIVEGLAQRIVNGDVPETLKDKQIVTLDMGALIAGSKYRGEFEDRLKAVVKEVVESDGKIILFIDEMHTLVGAGAAEGAVDASNMLKPPLARGELRCIGATTLNEYRKYIEKDAALERRFQPILAVEPSVEDTISILRGLKERYEVHHGVRIKDSAIIAAATLSKRYITDRFLPDKAVDLIDEAASKLRIEIDSLPAEIDEVERRIRQEEIERQALKKENDPASLERLEKIDRSLADLKEQTAAMKVRWQQEKDAITHIREIKEQIEQTKISEAQAERQGDLAKAAELRYGALLNLQKQLEAENHKLAELQRDGAMLKEEVDAEDVAEVVAKWTGIPVTRLLEGEKMKLVHMEERLANRVVGQSEAVQAVSNAVRRARSGIQDPNRPMGSFIFMGPTGVGKTELARALAEFLFDSEQAMIRLDMSEYMEKHTVSRLIGAPPGYVGYEEGGQLTEAVRRRPYSVILFDEIEKAHPEVFDALLQILDDGRMTDGHGRTVDFKNTILIMTSNIGSQYIMEVTDEEEMRRKVMEALRFHFKPEFLNRVDDIIIFHRLDKAHLRQIVDLQVQKLVRRLEEHGIRLELTDRARDFLAEAGFDPVYGARPLRRAIQRQVQDSLAKLMLSGEFIEGDTVQIDADAAGLTFART; from the coding sequence ATGCGATTTGACAAGTTCACCATTAAAGCCCAACAGGCTGTCCAGGGAGCTCATGAGTTAGCCCAGACCATGAGCCAGGCGCAGGTGGAGGCGGGGCATCTGTTAAGGACTTTGCTAGCCCAGGAAGATGGTCTGGTAAGACCTCTCATCAAAAAGATGGAGGTCGAACCTCAGAAGGTCATTCAGGGGGTTGAAGATATCATAACCAGGTATCCCCGGGTATCCGGGGCGGCGCAACTCTACCTTGCGCCAGAATTAAACCAGGTCTTGGACGATGCCTATAAACAGGCCACCCAGATGCGGGATGATTACGTTTCTACCGAGCACCTGTTTCTGGCCCTGACAAGAGCCAAGAACAGCGATGTGGGGCGCCTGCTTGCTTCTTTGGGTATTCATCCCGAGGCTGTCATGCAGGCCCTGGCCGCTCTGAGGGGTTCCCAAAGGGTTACTGATCAATCACCGGAGGAGAAGTTTCAACCATTGGAGAAATATGGCCGGGATCTGACTGAGTTGGCCAGAGCCGGCAAGCTTGACCCGGTTATCGGTCGAGATATGGAGATCCGCCGCATCATGCAGGTTCTCTCCCGCCGGACAAAAAATAATCCGGTGCTCATCGGCGAAGCGGGAGTGGGCAAGACTGCGATAGTAGAGGGATTGGCGCAACGGATCGTCAATGGCGACGTTCCCGAGACACTCAAGGACAAACAGATCGTTACCCTGGATATGGGAGCCCTTATCGCCGGCAGCAAGTATCGGGGGGAGTTCGAAGATAGATTGAAGGCAGTAGTCAAAGAGGTTGTGGAATCGGATGGCAAGATCATTCTGTTTATCGATGAGATGCACACCCTTGTGGGGGCCGGTGCTGCCGAGGGTGCCGTGGATGCCTCGAACATGTTAAAGCCGCCCCTGGCTCGGGGGGAACTCCGCTGCATTGGCGCGACCACGTTGAACGAGTACCGGAAATATATCGAAAAAGATGCAGCCCTGGAGAGGCGGTTCCAGCCCATTTTAGCTGTTGAACCCTCGGTAGAGGATACTATTTCTATCCTGCGGGGCCTGAAGGAGCGCTACGAGGTGCACCACGGAGTTCGCATCAAAGACAGCGCCATCATCGCCGCGGCGACGCTCTCAAAACGATATATCACCGACCGTTTCCTGCCGGACAAGGCCGTGGATTTAATCGATGAGGCGGCCAGCAAGCTGCGTATTGAGATCGACAGCCTGCCGGCGGAAATTGACGAAGTGGAGCGCCGCATCCGCCAGGAAGAGATTGAGCGTCAGGCTCTCAAAAAGGAAAATGATCCGGCCTCGCTTGAGCGTTTGGAGAAGATCGATCGGTCTCTGGCCGACCTGAAAGAACAGACGGCGGCCATGAAGGTGCGTTGGCAACAGGAGAAAGACGCCATCACCCATATCCGTGAGATCAAAGAACAGATTGAGCAGACCAAGATCTCCGAAGCGCAGGCGGAGCGTCAAGGCGATCTAGCCAAAGCGGCCGAATTGCGCTACGGTGCCCTGTTGAATCTGCAGAAACAACTGGAAGCTGAAAACCATAAACTGGCCGAACTGCAAAGAGATGGCGCCATGCTGAAGGAAGAGGTGGATGCCGAAGACGTCGCCGAAGTGGTGGCCAAATGGACGGGAATTCCTGTGACCCGGCTGCTGGAAGGCGAAAAAATGAAGCTGGTGCATATGGAAGAACGACTGGCAAACCGCGTGGTGGGCCAGAGCGAGGCGGTGCAAGCGGTCTCAAATGCCGTTCGCCGCGCCCGCTCCGGCATCCAGGATCCCAACCGGCCCATGGGTTCTTTCATCTTTATGGGACCCACGGGTGTTGGCAAGACCGAGTTGGCCCGCGCCCTGGCCGAATTTCTCTTTGATTCCGAACAGGCTATGATCCGATTGGATATGTCCGAATATATGGAGAAGCATACCGTTTCGCGCCTTATCGGGGCGCCCCCGGGCTATGTAGGCTATGAGGAGGGAGGCCAGTTGACCGAGGCAGTGCGACGCCGGCCTTACTCGGTCATCCTCTTCGATGAGATCGAAAAAGCGCATCCTGAAGTCTTCGACGCCCTGCTGCAGATCCTGGATGACGGCCGCATGACGGACGGGCATGGCCGGACGGTAGATTTTAAGAACACCATCCTGATCATGACCTCGAATATCGGCAGCCAATACATCATGGAAGTGACAGATGAAGAAGAGATGCGCCGTAAGGTCATGGAGGCCTTGCGTTTCCATTTTAAACCGGAATTCCTCAACCGGGTGGACGATATCATCATCTTCCACCGTCTGGATAAAGCGCATCTCAGGCAGATCGTTGACCTGCAGGTCCAGAAGCTGGTCCGGCGGTTGGAGGAGCACGGCATCCGCCTTGAACTCACCGATAGGGCCCGCGACTTCCTGGCCGAGGCCGGGTTTGATCCGGTTTATGGCGCTCGACCGTTGCGGCGGGCAATTCAGCGTCAGGTGCAGGATAGTTTGGCCAAACTTATGCTCAGCGGTGAGTTTATTGAGGGAGACACTGTACAAATCGATGCAGATGCCGCGGGTTTGACATTCGCCAGAACCTAG